From a region of the Zingiber officinale cultivar Zhangliang chromosome 10B, Zo_v1.1, whole genome shotgun sequence genome:
- the LOC122029511 gene encoding abscisic acid receptor PYL4-like, which produces MTCISPSPGPSIQIPWGPGGDAGGGMAAAIERCTAHALPEPVAKHHEHAAGPEQCCSAVVQEVAAPAAVVWSVLRRFDEPQAYKHFVKSCRVVVGNGGVGTLRELRLVSGLPAATSTERLEILDDEHHVLSFRVIGGEHRLTNYRSVTTLHPSEPPTGAGQQGTVVVETYVVDVPPGNTKEDTRVFLDTIVKCNLHSLARIAETHCRRGDATATAA; this is translated from the coding sequence ATGACTTGCATTTCTCCCTCCCCCGGTCCCTCGATTCAGATCCCCTGGGGCCCAGGCGGTGACGCCGGCGGAGGCATGGCGGCGGCCATCGAGCGGTGCACGGCGCACGCGCTGCCGGAGCCGGTGGCCAAGCACCACGAGCACGCGGCGGGGCCGGAGCAGTGCTGCTCGGCGGTGGTGCAGGAGGTGGCGGCGCCGGCGGCGGTGGTCTGGTCGGTGCTGCGCCGCTTCGACGAGCCGCAGGCGTACAAGCACTTCGTGAAGAGCTGCCGCGTGGTGGTCGGCAACGGCGGCGTGGGCACGCTCCGTGAACTGCGCCTCGTCTCGGGGCTCCCGGCGGCCACCAGCACCGAGCGGCTCGAGATCCTCGACGACGAGCACCACGTCCTCAGCTTCCGGGTGATCGGCGGCGAGCACCGCCTCACCAACTACCGGTCCGTCACCACCCTCCACCCATCAGAACCACCGACCGGCGCAGGGCAACAGGGCACGGTGGTCGTGGAGACTTACGTGGTCGACGTGCCGCCAGGGAACACCAAGGAGGACACCCGCGTCTTCCTCGACACGATCGTCAAGTGCAACCTCCACTCCCTGGCGCGCATCGCCGAAACCCACTGCCGCCGCGGCGACGCCACCGCCACTGCCGCTTAA